The segment CATCTTTAGTGTGTGCTTGGAGTCTGCTTTGTCTGCTGGTCTCCCTGACCAAAATACCCTTTCCTCTTCTTCCAATTTCCTGCACGCGTGTCCTTGGGTTAATTTGAAGGAGCGCTCTACTACCCAGTCTGTATTATGTGTTGTTCATTCTCATGCATCCTGTCATGATGACACACTGAGAGGCTCTGGATTGATCACACAACCTCACGCACCTATCTCTGGTCTTATTAATGGAAATTAATCAATAATTCACTGTATTTTTAAGGGAGTGTAGGTGGCACTTAACCACAAATGCGGCTAGGCTATGTAGTGATGTCACTTTATTAGAattagtggtgtagtggaggataaacATTGTTTACACACCTTTTTATTTTGCGTGTGTGTTTACACCTTTTGTGTAAAAATGCTTTGAAAGTATAGTGAGCATTACTTTCACCACAGCTGGCAATCAGCATTTATCcacttattttttttaatcacttATTTAAATTGTTATAGTATGTTTATATGAATTGTTTCTCCTCGAGGGATAGGCCTAGTTGTGGGTGTATTGTGTGTTGTGCTATTTCACTGTCTTAGTGGATATTAAAGCCACATGCTTTCTGCTGACGAAGCTTGAGTGGTTAACTCAGGCGTTTTGAAACATTTTAATAAATGGTCGCTAGTTTAATACACTGCCTTTTGTGAATCTTGGAATTCACATTTTGTTGCCTTTTTTCACCAGATATTTCTGAAGCTGCTGTATTCACTTACTGGATGTATGGTATAGTTGTAGGTATATCTTAAATTGTATCTGTATGGGCTATAACATGTTCATGACTGACTGTAATTTTTCCAGGTTCTAGAGAACTTCTCTGATGCCCCCATGACGCCCAAGCAGATCCTGCATGTTATTCAGACCAAGGGGCTCAAGGAAATGAGGTAaacaaccaccacacacacatttaatggaaGGGCGATTTTCTGGCATTTAAGCCCTTGTTCTACCACTtaccagagtcagatgaactgcCATTTTATGTCTCTGCGGGCAGTATGAAGGAAATTAGCATTGGCTTGCAAAACTACTGCTAACTtgtgttagcgcaatgactggaagtctgcAGGTACAATAGCAATGCTACAGTAGCatactgcacgcagagacatacaaatggtatccacaatTTCATCTGATTCTGGGTAAGTacggttgaagtcggacgtttatatacacttgggttggagtcattaaaacttgtttttcaactactccacaaatttcttgttaacgaactatagtttcggcaagtaggttaggacatctactttgtgcatgacaactgttttttttattccaataattgtttacagacagattatttcacttataattcactgtatctcaattccagtgggtcagaagtttacatacactaagttgactgtggctttaaacagcttggaaaattctagaaaattatgttgtagatttagaagcttctgataggctaattgacataatttgggtcaattggaggtgtacctgtggatgaatttcaaggcctaccttcaaactcagtctctctttgcttgacatcattggaaaatcaaaagaaatcagccaagagctGATCTCCACAAGTGtagttcattcttgggagcaatttccaaacgcatgagggtaccacgttaatctgtacaaacaatagtacgcaagtataaacaccatgggaccacacagccgtcatactgctcaggaaggagacgcgttctgtctcctcgagatgaacgtattttggtgtgaaaagtgcaaatcaatcccagaacaacagcaaaggaccttgtgaagaagctggaggaaacaggtacaaaagtatctatatccacagtaaaacgagtcctatatcgacacaacctgaaaggccactcagcaaggaagaagccactgctccaaaaccgccattaaaaaaagccagactacggtttgcaactgcacatggggacaaagatcatactttttggagaaatgccctctggtctgatgaaacaaaaatagaactgtttgcccataatgaccatattatgtttggaggaaaaaggggcatgcttgcaagccgaagaacaccatctcaaccgtgaagcacggggtggcagcatcatgttttgggggtgctttgctgcaggagggactggtccacttcacaaaatagatggcatcgtgagaGGGGAAAATTTGTAGATATATTaaggaacatctcaagacatcagtcaggaagttaaagcgtcTTCCAAATGGGCCTtccgaatggacaatgaccccaagcatacttccaaagttgtgacaatgGTCTAAGGACAACAAAGACAAGATATTGGAACAGCCATCATAATGCCCTgaactcaatcccatagaaaatttgtgggcagaactgaaaaagcaaatgagcaaggaggcctacatacctgactcagttacaccagctgtgtcagggggaatgggccaaaattcacccaacttattgtgggaagcttgtggaaggctgcctgaaacgtttgacccaagttaaacaattgaaaggcaatgctaccaaatactaattgagtgtatgtaaacttctgacccactgagaatgtgatgaaagaaatacaagttgaattaaatccttctctctactattattctgacatttcacattcttaaaataaagtggtgatcctagaaTTTTTACTAGGGATAAAGGTCAGGAATTTAAACacttcagccaaatacatttaaactcagttttatgtaaacttccaacttcaactgtagaacAAGGGCTTAAATGCCAGAACCTCCCATTATACCTTTAAAGCCCATCTTTATGGTCATGTATACCAGCAACAAAACCAAGAATGGAATTGCTCATGTTTTATGTAAAATAAGTCTATGTTACGAGAATATCCATGAGAAAGGAATGTTTCAACTTTGACTcacatttttcacaattcttcCATGATCTCGACCTGGCCTGATCCACAATATGCTCAACAAAAACAGAAGGTAAGATGGCACAAGAACAAAGGGACAATATTTCCATTTTATGTTTAGCTGTCTCTTTGCATACCATAGGTATTGTTCTGCTTCTCACAGTCATCTTCTCCCCACTCTTTCTCCATCaccccaccctgtctctctctctgtccaccagtgGCACAGCCCCTCTGGCCTGTCTAGTGACCATGCTGCATTCCCAGGTGAGGGGGGACAGAGTAAAGAACAGCATCTTCTTTAAGCTTCCTGGCAGGATGAGTCTGTTTACCTTGAAGGTATGGAACCAGCCCAATCCACACACCCATATCTCAAACACGCACGTACCTCTTATCCCTACCCCTAATAAACCTCATACTAACCCATAtctggaatacacacacacacatgcatgtttgTGATAGCAATCTCTCTTCTGACTGTCCCTCTGCAGAAGAACGCTCTGCAGTGGACCAAGAGTTCGAAGGAGGCGGAGACAGCCGAAGCCAGCACACTGGCTACTGCTAACACAGCAACAGCAGGGCCAACGGAAGGTGCGGAGCAAGAGAGCTGTGACTCCATGGAAACAGTTGCAGCCAGTGGAGAGAACGATGGTGTGTGGTTGTGCTCACCACATGCTTTCATCAGTGATCATTTAGTGGAGAGGAAATGCCCTTTTTATTTGGTGCTTACTTCCACTGTAAATTAACATTGTTGAAGTTTACATTACTCTCCGCCCATCTTATCAACCTCCTTTTTACAGTTTATCCACCGTTTGTGTATTCCACTACATCACTGGTCTTTATTAAGCACTCACATCTAACACATCACTATTAAATCTCTCTGACtgccctgttcaaaggcactttgaAAACAACACAGGAATATGTGCCATGATAAAGGTGGAAAGAGCATGCCTATGATAGAATAAATTGAAATTTTTTAAACAACTGCAAACCAGAGACATTTTTTCTTATTTTTAGGATGTGATTGTTGCTGTGGGTACGGGTGCACATGAAACTGCCAACCCATGGCATAaatcttttttgttttgtttttaagaAACATTTTATTTGGGTGAGCTCCTGTTTATCTGAGTACATGGCTGAAAAGTGCTAGATGATAAACCCCACCAATTGTGATAACGGAAACCAAAACATGTGCAGTGTGAAAAACCTTTATTGTCAGTGTTAGTGGACCATTTATCATCGACTAAACCATTTGGAACCCAGTAAAGAGAACCATTTGGTGTCTGACCCTAGCCCCCTCTACCCTTCACAGCGTCCATAGATGAGAGCTCGTCCAGTGCCTCATGCTCCACAGAGCCCCAGACCAGGCTGAGTAGATCTGGAGTCTCTGGACAGGTGCGCTCTGAGGCCCAGGCACAGACCCGACTAAGTCGATCCAGACAGGTACACTTTACCCCCTCAACCTGGGCTGTCTGTATGTGTACTGTTGCTCAATAGGGATATTATAGGTGGTTGTGCATAGTGTGCGTAGGTCGAGTCGAAAGAGGTTTTTATGAGTACTACATGCATAGGAAATGATAGCAGATCGCCTTTGTCTGGCTTAGTGATAACCTTAGCATTCTATTACCTCCCACCATGTCCGTTTCTCCTTCGCTGCAGTCGAGCAGACAGAGGAAGAAGGCTGTGATGATGCCACGAGTGGTCCTCACTCCACTCAAGGTCAATGGTGAACACGTCCCATCAGGTGAGCACTTCTCTCTGCTAACCCCTTTGCTACCCTAACCTAATCTCGCTATGCCCACACACAACCTCTTCCTGGACACACAAATGTTGCGGAATTTGtagcattacacacacacacagacacctgaGTCATATTCCTACAGTGAGCTTGGACCATTTCTCACTCAGCATGGGCCTCTACTGCTTTGCCAGTCTTTTTATTTATGTGTTGCCTATTTACTTTTGCTGCAGCATTCTTAGACTGTAACCAGTTCAAGTTTCTCAGTAAGCTCTGGGTAACAAACATGAGTGGCCTAAACAGTTTTAGTGCTATCTATGGGAAGAAAGTGTAGGAATTGCTAGTGTTCCTGCAGGTGTCGTGTTGACTGAAATGTGACCTGTGTGCAGTTTTGACTGTGATCCTCGTGCACCCAGAGTCTTTCTCATTCTGAGGATCCcctgaaaccccccccccccctcttgtgGCTGATTGTCTGTCAGTCTCTGCGTGCAGAATAACCCTCCTAGCCACTCATTGTCTGAGTGCAACTTCTGTCCTCCCTGCTTTTTGTGTGCACCTGGAAATTCCAGTCTCATATCAGTCCTTACATTTAGCTCCCCAGTAAACCCAATTGCTATCTATGAGGTGGGGGAGCTCTTTCTGAGATTTCTGCTCCACCCtaccccccactctcctctctctgtgttaatGTGGGACTGGGTAACTGCTCCCTTTGCTTTGTCTGTATTGCTCACCTGTCCCAATCCCCCCCCACCCCGTGCTATGGGCTCTGCTGCCTCCCCTTTTGGCTTGTCTGCCTGACCTGCCCACCCCCGCCTTCCCGCTCGTAAGTCCCCCTCAATCACGTGACCGGAGTGTCTCACCaggctcccccctccccccacctctccccctcagGAGCAGCGGGGAGGCGCAGGGAAGACTCTAGGGGGGGTCCAGGCCCCACGCTTCGTGCCCGCCCCGAGCTGGCTAGCTGGAAACGCCCCCAGCACTTCAAGAGCTTGCGTGGCTACCACTCAGGTACAGGGGTTAGACCCGGGAATAATAAAACCCACCAACCCAAACAACCTCCCTCCAGTAAACCCTAAAGCACCAACCCCTCACTCTCCCAGTTGTAACCCAGTTTATTTTCCTTTCATCATTGTTCAGGACACCTTTGGCAAAGAGATATACCTGATGGAACCTGAACTGTAAACAACTTGACAAATCTGTATTTCTTATGAATTTAGCTGTCACAATTGAAGAGGTCAAAGAACATAATCTGGACATAGTACACCATCTGTAGAACTATTAGTATGTCTCAGTTTCTACACAGGCCAGCTGTCTACGAATAAGCATCAAACTTGGACTTTGGGTCAACCCCAGACTGACAGGGTGATTTGGTAGCTAACCAACAGTACGCTGGTCGCTATCATTGTCAGGGTTGCATTGGTCACTAATGCTAACTGAACTGCAGAGCATTGCAGGTTTCTAACTGAATGCCAGGGTCGGCTAGCTATCCCAACACTGGCTACCCGGCCAGGACATACTTAACCGCTCACTGACTGATAGCTGTTGTGATTGTGTTGGCTGCTAAACTAAACGCCTGATGACTGTGATGGATCTTAACTGGAGTTGTTGGCTTGCAATGGAACGGCCATGCTGTGCTTGCTGTTAGTTGAATGAATGAGTTTTAAACCATATCCATTGGATATCATTAGCCACTTGCGGGCCTGTGGTTGTGTATGCCTGCAGGGCCCATGAAGAGGAGCCGAGGCGGGGTGGAGGTGGACTTTGAAACGCCCGGCTCTATCCTGGTCAACACCAACATCAGGGCTCTCATCAACATGCGCACCTTCTCTGCCTTCCCAGCCCACTCCCAACAGCAACTCCTGCAGCTCCTCCCCGAGGTTGACCGTCAGGTGAGGGAGCTTGCTCATAATTTATAATCCTAGTCATCAtttacagtttaagtcggaagtttacatacaccttagccaaatacatttaaactcagtttttcacaattcctgacatttaatcctagtaaaaattccctgttttaggtcaattaggatcaccactttatgttaagaatgtgaaatgtcagaataatagtagtgatttatttcaacttgtatttctttcatcacattctcagtgggtcagaattttacatacacacTTAATATTTAGTAGGATTGcctttttaaattgtttaacttgggtcaaatggttcgggtagccttccacaagcttcccacaacaagttaggtgaattttggcccattccttctgacacagctggtgtaactgagtcaggtttgtaggcctccttgcttgcacatgccttttcagttctgcccacaaatttttgcccttaagccattttgccacaactttggaagtatgcttggggtcattgtctatttggaagacccatttgcaaccaagctctaacttcctgactgatccacataattttcctccctcatgatgccatctattttgaagtgcaccagtccctcctgcagcaaagcaccacaacatgatgctgctcgCCCCTTgctggttgggatggtgttcttcggcttgcaatcacccccctttttcctccaaagataacaatggtcattatggccaaacagttctatttcatcagaccagaggacatttctccaaaaagtacgatctttgtccccatgtgcagttgcaaaccgcagtctggcttttttatggcggttttggagcagtggcttcttccttgctgagtggcctttcaggttatatcaatataggactcgcttttactgtggatgtagatacttttgtacctgtttcctccagcatcttcacaaggtcttttgctgctgttctggggttgatttgcacttcacaccaaagtacgttcatctcgaggagacagaacgcgtctccttcctgagctgtatgacggctgcgtggtcccatggtgtttatacttgcgtactattgtttgtacagatgaacgtggtaccttcaggcgtttggaaattgctcccaaggatgaaccagacttgtggaggtctacaattttttttctgaggacttgcctgatttcttttgcttttcccatgatgtcaagcaaagaggtactgagtttgaaggtaggccttgaactacatccacaggtacacctccaattgactcgaattatgtcaattaacctatcagaagcttctaaagccatgacagtctagaattttccaaactgtttaaaggcacggtcAACTGAGTGTtgactgtgatacagtgaattataagtgaaataatctctgtaaacattacttgtgtcatgcacaaagtagatgtcctaactgacttgccaatactatactttgttaacaagaaatttgtggagtggttgaaaaatacgTTTCAATGACTCCagtctaagtgtatgtaaacttcctacttacACTGTATAACTCGAGGACAGATTCCCGGACCCAGGTTAAACCTTTCCCTGGACTAAAAAGATTtatcaatggagattctccattggaGTGTGCCTTTTTAGTCCAGCCCATAATGTGTCATCATTTCTGTGCCATATTGTCTGTGAATGTAACCCAATATGTCCTGTCTTCCTTCTCCAGGTTGGACCTGATGGTCTGGCTCGCCTCAGTAACTCGGCTCTCAACAATGAATTCTTCACTCACGCCTCCCAGAGCTGGAAGGAAAGGCTTGCTGAGGGTTAGTACCTACTTACTTAATTATATACTATGGTTGGTATAAAGGCCCACTGATAACACGTGACTAGGGGTTAGTGACTGGCTACACCAGTTAATTCGCTAGCAATTTATTTTACTCTACAGAAATTGCCAGTTATTTTTCTAGAAATAACAGGGTGTACAATAATAACCCATGAATTACTGTCTCTTGGGTATTCAGTATCAGAAAGTACCCATTGATGCTATCACATAGCTTCCTAATAAATACCATGCAAATACCAGGGGAAACAGAATCAGTCAATACATGAAGTTATTATATAAAACGCTATAGACCAGTTATCTATGTGTTAATCTAATATTGTTTGACCTGCTCAGGGGAGTTCACCCATGAGATGCAGGTGCGATTCCGccaggagatggagaaagagaagaaagtgGAGGCATGGAAGGAGAAGTTCTTTGAGGAGTACCACGGTCAAAAGTAAGTCTTCTGAACATCCACAACATCGGCTGTTATTTTTTTAAGCTCCCTTTTATTCCATGGACCAATTGCAAATTGACTTGATTATTTCCactgtataacagtgtatatacTCTTTTATACTAATGTTATTTTGCTGCAGGTCTGGCCTGACCCGAGAAGAGTCTCTGAAGTTGACGATGAGCGAAGCGGCCGATGCTGCCACCAGCGTTCTGGACAGCAAGGTGGCCTTGGTGGCGGCGGGAACGCCCAAGCGCCGCAATGTGGGCAGGCGGAGGCGTGATGGCAGGATGAGACGGCGAACGCGGGCAGACTTGAGACGCAGGGCGCAACGCACCCTCTGTAAGACCAACTCCCCTACCCTGCAGTCCTCCAAGCAGCTGGAAGGCACACTCACTTTAGATGCAGCTTCTGTTGCCTCTGTCCCCTTGCCCGTCCCAGAGGCCACCACGgtgcagggaggagaggtggtgttACAGGCCGACTGTGAACTGGAGGACCCGGCCCAGTGTGCCTCCCTAGAGCCCGTGCCCTGCCTTTCCCCTGTGCCTGTGCTCCCGCCTGTGACCATACCTGTGCCCACCCCgacccccagtcccagccctgtaTCTATCAGCGCCTCCGATGAGCCTGAAGTCACCGCCCGCCTGCTCCCTGAAGAGCCTGCACCTGCCGTCGtctcaacctcctctccctcctcctcgtcttcctcgtcctcctcctcctcctcgtcctcctccccttcctcatctccctcctccaactcagagagacagggggggttCACCGCCGGCTTGGATtcttcctcctcgtcctcttcttcctccacgGCCGCTGCCACCGCTGATCCACTGGACGACGGGGCCTCCATGGTCACCTCAGTCACGGGGGGCACAACCACCAGCAGCCGGGAGAGCAGCCCTGCAGCCAGCCCCGCCCCCATCATCGCCACCTCCGCCCACATCATCGCCACCTCCGCCCAGGCCGCCAAGGAGCAGAAGAGGAGGCCAGACGAGCCCCAGGCCTTCTGCAGCTTCCCCGAAAAGAGGCCGCGAATGGAAGATCGTCAGTCCTTTCGTACCACAATCGACGGGGTTCACACGGAAAAGCCGCAGCCGACAGCAGAGGAGCCCAAGGTCCCACCTATCCGGGTATGAGGTCACCATTTGTAATTGTAACCCTTTATTGTGGCTGTAGTGGTGCAGTAGCAGGCACTCAATTTCTGACAACCTGGAATCCACAATCTGTAAAGTAAGTTTGATTATTGTGAATTGTCTCCACCAAAAATGTCAAACTACGTTGCCAAAAACCAACTTCCTTCTCTGAAGATGGTAAATCATTAGTGATGATTGACTGAGTTTCGGTGTGGGATTCTTAGCAAAGCAATGGATGCGAATGTCTGTTATATGGCCTTTGTAAAAATCCATGTTTGATATGCTCTCCTTGTCTGTGTCCCTCCAGATTCAACTCTCCCGAATCAAACCGCCCTGGGTCAAAGGGCCGCCAACCTACCAGATCTGTCCCCGCATCGTGCCCCCCGGCGAGGGCTCGCGGCGCTCAGGGACGGGGGCGCGCACCCTGGCGGACATCAAAGCCCGCGCCCAGCAGGCCCGGGCCCAGCGCGAGGccgctgctgctgttgcagccaCTGGGGACGGACCAGGGCCGGGCGGGGGCAGGGCTGGTGCTGGGCTACAGGATCGCAGCAGTGGAAGACGAACACGAGAGCACCCAGGACCCATCGAGCCCGGAGGagcaggagacgtggaggagcaGGGATCGCCTGCGGGCTCTCATCCGCCTGGAACACAACTACAGCAGTCCAAATTAGagccctctacccccacccccaacACAGCTGCCTCATCCCCCTCCCTGTCCACCTCTTCCAACCCCTCCCTGTCCTTCTCCGAGCCCCCGCAGACCCCCACTCCATCCCCAACCACCCAGGAGGAGCGACAAGGGGAGCTGAGTGGGGAAGAGgggacaacaacaccaccaccaatcaAAGGCACCTCCAACGGACTCTCGGACAAGGCAGCGCTGCTGGAGCCTGAGTCGGTGTCCAGCCACCTCAGAGGGCGGGGCGAGGGGGACGACTGTGACAAGACAATGACCAAAAATGGTCCCCTGGCGCCCACCTCCATTCCAGATTCCCTGCCCAGGTTTGGGGCCCAGGGAGTGGATGTGATCAGGTCCCtggctgggggaggagggggtgtcaTCCAACATGGTTCCCACCACGTGGGGCCACAAGAGAACCCCCccaccccagtcagagagggccACAGCCAGAACGAAAAGCATTTGCAGCCctcggagagggggagagatacagcctccctccctcatctcccaccTTCAGTCAGAGAGGACGAAGCAGGGCATCACAGCGATTCCACGGAGACAGCCTCCGACTGCGAGAATGAGAGCCAGGAGGAGGAGCCCCACCTGAGCATGTGGAGCCACCGCCTGCCTGCTCAGCGCAACGGCAACATCCAGCACCTCCAAAGGTTGTCTCAGCAGGCCCACGGCCAGCCTGTGATCTGCAGCCCCCCTCTACAGCAGATCCAGCAGCCGGTCATCCAGACTCACGTGTCCAACCACCATGGCCACAGCCAAACGGTTATCCAGCCCTGCTTCCCCAACGGCCTGCCCAGCCAGAGTCTCATACAGTCAGGCCAAAAGCAGCCGCAGCCTGAATGCACTCCCCACCCAGACCAACAGACTCTTGCTGCGCCACACTCTCAAACCCAGAGGGGGCACAAAACGGACCCAATGGATGACTACAAAGCGTCCAGCCGGGGCTCGGCTGAGGAGAACTGTAGGCTGGGGCTGAAGCCTTCTCCCATGCACCCCACCGCTGGCTCCAAGAGGCTCCCTAGTTCGGCCCGGCCTGTGTCCACAGTGGAGGCCAACAATCCTCTGGTCACCCAGCTGCTTCAAGGCAGCCTCCCGATGGAGAAAGTCCTGCCGCAGACGCATTCGTCCAGCAAGCTAGAGATCAACCGCCTGCCAGGGGGGCCCCAGCCAGCCCCCCAGTCCCAGCTCAACTGGCAGCAACAGACCAGGTCTCCGGGCCTTCGCTTCAGGGGCCCCACAGAGGCCCATACTGGGGAGTCCCTGGTCCCTGAGTTGTCCTCTCAGAACCAGCAGAAGTCCCCTGTTGGCCGAGGAGGCTCTCCTGGAGCAAGCCGGAGCTTCGGGTCCTCTCCCCTGGGCACAGTGCCCTCCCGCATGGCCTGCCTGCTGGAGGAGGCCTCCTCTCGGGCCACAGCCATGCAGCAGTACCTGTCCCAGCAGCCAGGTGGCTCTGTGCCCCTCGGGGCCGTGCCCGTCAtcacatccctctcttcatcctcttcctccagaCGGAACTCCCAAGAGTCGGCCGTTATCAGAGAGTCTCCAGAGAGGCACCACAACAACATTGCTCAGCCCAGGGCCACCCCCGACCTCTGCCCCTCTGAGGTGGTCCCCACTGTCAAGATAAACTGGCACCCTTCCAAACCCCACGCCCCGCACCAACAGCAGCTCTCGCCCGCACTCAACGTGAAGAGCGAGGTTTCCCCCCGGCCCTCTTGTCAAGCTCTTGCCAAAACCTCCCCCTCTGGCCCCATGGTAGGTGGTGGGCCAGGTGTGGTGGTCACCAAAAAGGAGGCAGTGAACTCTATGGACGGTTACCTGACTGGAGGTGGGGCTATGGAGGGACTGCTGAACATGGAGATGTCTTTAGCCCGCATGGCTAAGAAGGAGGCGCAAAGCAAAGCTCAATACTCTtccacctccccctcttcatcttcatcctcctcttcaatctcctccctccctttccagCTCTACGGTAAGCTGCCCAAGCAGGGCGGGGGCTGCGGTGTGTCGGCCCCCGGCTTCAGCTACACGGCCAACGTGTCTGTGGTAGACGGCAGCGGCTTCTCGAGGAGCATCGCCGATGGTGTCCTACAGCTGCGTCAGCGCCACAGTGCCAGCCAGAGCGCCACGCTCAGCATCCAGGCGTTTGCAGACAGCGCCGCTGAGGAGGTGGCCCTCAAGTGCTCCTGCCGCCTCAAGGCCATGATCATGTGCCAGGGCTGCGGGGCCTTCTGCCACGACGACTGCATCGGCCCCTCCAAACTGTGTGTATCCTGCTTGGTGGTCAGATAGGCGCTTTCTCTGACGTTGCTACAGTGTTGGTGGTTTGGTGTGCCACCTTCAGCATACCTGCTCCATGTATAAACTGTTAACTAACCTAACACACCCAGGACTTGTGAGAGAAACAAGGGTGTAGGACTTAAGGCTTCGACAAGTTCCACCCTCTTCCGAGGGTGGAACACAGGCAGGGTGATGCCTTGTATTATACAATCGGTCTG is part of the Oncorhynchus masou masou isolate Uvic2021 chromosome 33, UVic_Omas_1.1, whole genome shotgun sequence genome and harbors:
- the LOC135528106 gene encoding polycomb group protein ASXL1-like isoform X5; this translates as MMSSKEVLSLKVGPDGLARLSNSALNNEFFTHASQSWKERLAEGEFTHEMQVRFRQEMEKEKKVEAWKEKFFEEYHGQKSGLTREESLKLTMSEAADAATSVLDSKVALVAAGTPKRRNVGRRRRDGRMRRRTRADLRRRAQRTLCKTNSPTLQSSKQLEGTLTLDAASVASVPLPVPEATTVQGGEVVLQADCELEDPAQCASLEPVPCLSPVPVLPPVTIPVPTPTPSPSPVSISASDEPEVTARLLPEEPAPAVVSTSSPSSSSSSSSSSSSSSSPSSSPSSNSERQGGFTAGLDSSSSSSSSSTAAATADPLDDGASMVTSVTGGTTTSSRESSPAASPAPIIATSAHIIATSAQAAKEQKRRPDEPQAFCSFPEKRPRMEDRQSFRTTIDGVHTEKPQPTAEEPKVPPIRIQLSRIKPPWVKGPPTYQICPRIVPPGEGSRRSGTGARTLADIKARAQQARAQREAAAAVAATGDGPGPGGGRAGAGLQDRSSGRRTREHPGPIEPGGAGDVEEQGSPAGSHPPGTQLQQSKLEPSTPTPNTAASSPSLSTSSNPSLSFSEPPQTPTPSPTTQEERQGELSGEEGTTTPPPIKGTSNGLSDKAALLEPESVSSHLRGRGEGDDCDKTMTKNGPLAPTSIPDSLPRFGAQGVDVIRSLAGGGGGVIQHGSHHVGPQENPPTPVREGHSQNEKHLQPSERGRDTASLPHLPPSVREDEAGHHSDSTETASDCENESQEEEPHLSMWSHRLPAQRNGNIQHLQRLSQQAHGQPVICSPPLQQIQQPVIQTHVSNHHGHSQTVIQPCFPNGLPSQSLIQSGQKQPQPECTPHPDQQTLAAPHSQTQRGHKTDPMDDYKASSRGSAEENCRLGLKPSPMHPTAGSKRLPSSARPVSTVEANNPLVTQLLQGSLPMEKVLPQTHSSSKLEINRLPGGPQPAPQSQLNWQQQTRSPGLRFRGPTEAHTGESLVPELSSQNQQKSPVGRGGSPGASRSFGSSPLGTVPSRMACLLEEASSRATAMQQYLSQQPGGSVPLGAVPVITSLSSSSSSRRNSQESAVIRESPERHHNNIAQPRATPDLCPSEVVPTVKINWHPSKPHAPHQQQLSPALNVKSEVSPRPSCQALAKTSPSGPMVGGGPGVVVTKKEAVNSMDGYLTGGGAMEGLLNMEMSLARMAKKEAQSKAQYSSTSPSSSSSSSSISSLPFQLYGKLPKQGGGCGVSAPGFSYTANVSVVDGSGFSRSIADGVLQLRQRHSASQSATLSIQAFADSAAEEVALKCSCRLKAMIMCQGCGAFCHDDCIGPSKLCVSCLVVR